The Acidobacteriota bacterium genome contains a region encoding:
- a CDS encoding lanthionine synthetase LanC family protein — protein sequence MKSALQAGDWLKANRIASEHGSLWMIDPADPKRSATNLYSGSSGVVLYFLERYQLTGERESREIALSGADYLMATLPSRPQDVQAGLYTGISGVGFVLLETYRVSGEEKYLEGARLVLSLLEESARNVGKGVDWGPSTDIISGSAGTGLFLLHAARELQSPSARRLAAQAGERLLELARPDQGGQKWAMREDFPRLMPNFSHGTAGIAYFLAMLYKDTGQREFLQGAIEGARYLQAVARTFGNGEACLIFHHEPEGEELFYLSWCHGPAGTARLFYLLHQVSGEAEWMEWVRRLARGVRESGIPEKQTPGYWNNVSQCCGAAGVAQFFLNLHQAAGRAEDLSFARLMADALLEKATVKDGQARWVQAEHRVRPELLQAQTGYMQGASGIGLMLFNLHRQQSGLERGIVLPDNPF from the coding sequence TTGAAGTCAGCTCTGCAGGCGGGAGATTGGCTCAAGGCGAATCGGATTGCCAGCGAGCACGGCAGCTTGTGGATGATCGATCCCGCCGACCCCAAGCGCAGCGCCACCAACCTCTATTCGGGAAGCAGCGGGGTGGTGCTCTACTTTCTGGAACGCTATCAATTGACGGGCGAGCGGGAATCGCGCGAGATCGCCTTGAGCGGCGCCGACTACCTGATGGCTACGCTTCCAAGCCGCCCCCAGGATGTGCAGGCCGGGCTCTACACGGGCATTTCCGGAGTCGGATTCGTTCTCCTGGAAACCTACCGCGTCAGCGGCGAGGAGAAATACCTGGAAGGCGCCCGCCTGGTCTTGTCGCTTCTGGAGGAGTCGGCCCGCAACGTCGGCAAGGGCGTTGATTGGGGACCTTCGACGGATATCATCAGCGGCAGCGCCGGCACCGGGCTTTTCCTGCTCCATGCGGCCCGCGAACTGCAATCGCCCTCGGCCCGCCGGCTGGCCGCCCAGGCCGGGGAGCGCCTTTTGGAGTTGGCAAGGCCCGACCAGGGCGGACAGAAATGGGCCATGAGAGAGGATTTTCCGCGGCTCATGCCCAATTTCTCCCACGGTACCGCGGGCATCGCCTACTTCCTGGCCATGCTCTACAAAGACACCGGACAGAGGGAGTTTCTTCAAGGGGCCATCGAAGGAGCCCGCTATCTGCAAGCCGTAGCCAGGACATTCGGCAACGGTGAGGCCTGCCTCATCTTTCACCACGAACCGGAAGGCGAAGAACTTTTTTACCTCAGTTGGTGCCATGGCCCGGCGGGGACGGCCCGGCTCTTCTACCTTCTGCACCAGGTTAGCGGCGAGGCGGAATGGATGGAGTGGGTACGTCGCCTGGCCCGCGGCGTTCGCGAAAGCGGGATTCCCGAGAAGCAGACGCCCGGCTACTGGAACAACGTCAGCCAGTGCTGCGGGGCGGCGGGAGTGGCCCAGTTCTTCCTCAACCTCCACCAGGCCGCCGGACGCGCCGAAGATCTTTCCTTCGCCCGGCTCATGGCCGACGCCCTGTTGGAGAAAGCCACTGTGAAGGACGGTCAAGCCCGCTGGGTGCAAGCTGAGCACCGCGTCCGTCCCGAACTGTTGCAGGCTCAGACCGGCTACATGCAGGGTGCCTCCGGCATCGGGCTGATGCTCTTCAACCTGCACCGCCAGCAAAGCGGCCTCGAGCGCGGCATCGTCCTGCCCGACAATCCCTTTTAG
- the glpX gene encoding class II fructose-bisphosphatase — protein sequence MVSDQERSQPTNQQRRRQAPDRNLALDLVRVTEAAALSSGRWLGKGEKKSGDRAAVEAMRLFFRTVGIEGRIVIGEGEKDQAPMLFNGEEVGNGKGPAVDVAVDPVEGTNLLALGRPNAIAVVGLSPKGTMYDPGPSYYMQKLVVPSQARHVVDLDAPVQENLSRTAQALGKDVADLVVFVLDKPRHKGLIGQIRQAGASIQLHTDGDVAGSLMAVDQSSEVDMMMGTGGTPEGVLSACAIRSTGGEMLARLDPQSDQERNRLRESGIDLKQILNVEKLVASDDTFFAATGISGGTFLRGVRYTGRGASTHSLVLRGRSGTVRYIESHHRFEKLMKYSAIDYEP from the coding sequence ATGGTGAGCGATCAAGAACGGAGTCAACCGACCAATCAGCAACGCCGCCGCCAGGCGCCCGACCGGAATCTGGCGCTCGACCTGGTCAGAGTTACCGAGGCGGCGGCGCTATCTTCGGGGCGCTGGCTGGGCAAGGGAGAAAAGAAGTCCGGGGACCGAGCCGCCGTAGAAGCCATGCGCCTCTTCTTCAGGACGGTCGGTATCGAGGGACGAATCGTTATCGGCGAGGGTGAGAAAGACCAGGCGCCCATGCTCTTCAACGGCGAAGAAGTGGGAAACGGTAAAGGGCCGGCGGTGGACGTCGCGGTCGACCCGGTGGAAGGGACCAACCTGCTGGCATTGGGGCGTCCCAACGCCATCGCCGTGGTCGGACTCTCGCCCAAAGGCACGATGTATGATCCCGGGCCCAGCTACTACATGCAGAAGCTGGTGGTTCCGTCTCAAGCGCGCCATGTGGTCGATTTGGACGCGCCGGTGCAGGAGAATTTGTCCCGCACCGCCCAGGCGCTGGGCAAGGACGTGGCCGATCTGGTGGTTTTCGTGCTCGACAAGCCGCGCCATAAAGGACTGATCGGCCAGATCCGCCAGGCGGGGGCCAGCATCCAGCTGCACACCGACGGCGATGTGGCCGGCTCGCTGATGGCGGTCGATCAATCGTCCGAGGTCGACATGATGATGGGAACCGGCGGCACGCCCGAGGGCGTGCTCTCGGCCTGCGCCATTCGTTCAACAGGCGGAGAGATGCTGGCCCGCCTCGACCCCCAGAGCGACCAAGAGCGCAACCGGTTGCGCGAGTCCGGAATCGATCTCAAGCAAATCCTCAACGTCGAGAAGCTGGTCGCCAGCGACGATACGTTCTTCGCGGCCACGGGAATCTCGGGCGGCACCTTTCTGCGCGGCGTCCGCTACACGGGACGCGGCGCCTCCACCCACTCGCTGGTGCTGCGGGGCCGTTCAGGGACCGTGCGCTACATCGAATCGCATCATCGCTTCGAAAAGCTGATGAAGTACAGCGCCATCGACTACGAGCCCTGA